From the Periophthalmus magnuspinnatus isolate fPerMag1 chromosome 1, fPerMag1.2.pri, whole genome shotgun sequence genome, one window contains:
- the hadh gene encoding hydroxyacyl-coenzyme A dehydrogenase, mitochondrial, producing MSFFTPLCRSFSTSCVRNVVIKHVTIIGGGQMGAGIAQVAASTGHTVTLVDTSEDILKKSIKGIEGSLKRVVKKKFADKPEAGEEFIQKVLKNVAISSDAKAAVQSTDLVLEAIVENLKIKQDLFGALDKVAPEHTVFASNTSSLPITDIASSTARLDRFGGLHFFNPVPMMKLVEVIGTSSTSQETFDSLLNFSKALGKTPVSCKDTPGFIVNRLLVPYMMEAIRLHERGHGSKEDIDIAMKLGAGYPMGPFELLDYVGLDTAKFIMDGWSAMDPGNPLFAQSELLNKLVAEGKYGKKTGEGFYKYK from the exons ATGTCTTTCTTCACTCCGCTTTGCAGAAGCTTTTCCACCTCGTGTGTTAGAAATGTGGTGATAAAACATGTGACGATCATTGGAGGCGGACAGATGGGCGCGGGAATTGCACAG GTAGCTGCATCTACTGGCCACACGGTGACGCTGGTGGACACATCTGAAGACATACTCAAGAAGTCCATCAAAGGAATAGAAGGGAGCCTTAAAAGAGTGGTCAAGAAGAAGTTTGCAGACAAGCCTGAG GCGGGTGAAGAGTTTAtacaaaaagtcttgaaaaaTGTAGCCATTTCATCGGACGCAAAAGCTGCAGTTCAGAGCACAGATCTGGTTTTGGAAGCCATTGTggaaaatcttaaaatcaaacaGGATCTCTTCGGCGCTCTGGATAAAGTTGCACCTGA GCACACAGTCTTTGCCAGCAACACTTCCTCCCTGCCCATCACGGACATTGCCAGCTCTACAGCCAGACTGGACCGCTTTGGTGGTCTGCACTTTTTTAACCCAGTTCCAATGATGAAACTTGTGGAG GTTATTGGAACATCATCAACAAGCCAGGAGACATTTGACTCTCTCTTGAACTTCAGCAAAGCTCTGGGGAAAACACCAGTGTCTTGCAAA GATACACCTGGCTTCATTGTGAACCGTCTTCTAGTTCCTTACATGATGGAGGCGATTCGGTTGCATGAAAGAG GCCATGGATCCAAAGAGGACATTGACATCGCCATGAAACTTGGTGCTGGTTATCCGATGGGACCGTTTGAGCTTCTTGACTACGTTGGACTGGATACAGCAAAGTTCATTATGGATG GCTGGAGTGCTATGGACCCTGGAAACCCACTTTTTGCACAGAGCGAGCTGCTTAACAAACTGGTCGCCGAAGGGAAATATGGCAAAAAGACAGGAGAAGGgttttacaagtacaagtaa